The following are from one region of the Nocardioides marmotae genome:
- a CDS encoding glycosyltransferase family 4 protein, with protein sequence MVATRCRPEIGGIEAHVGEVAGRLASRGVEVEVLTTDRGGRLPRVERVGAAGSDGGYVVRRFRAWPRHRDWYLSPGLAWAVLRGRHDLVHVQGVHTLVPPLAMLAARARRAPYVLTFHTGGSSSALRERSRGLQFRLLAPLLRRAAALVGVSLFETRRFDEVLAEPGRVRLVRNGGSLPPLRIAPVPDPDLVLSIGRLERYKGHHRAVAALPHLLEQRPGARLEILGAGPYEAELRSLADELGVADRVAIRFVPPEDREAMAAALAGAGLVVLLSDYEAHPVAVMEALAAGRPVVVSRTSGLTELAEVGWAVGVEPDADAATTAAAMAAQLANPVLPPPSSLPTWEDCVDELVDVYDAVLAGEGRPVVAGAG encoded by the coding sequence ATGGTGGCGACACGGTGCCGGCCGGAGATCGGCGGGATCGAGGCCCACGTCGGTGAGGTCGCCGGCCGGCTGGCCAGCCGGGGCGTCGAGGTCGAGGTGCTGACCACCGACCGCGGGGGCCGGCTGCCGCGGGTCGAGCGCGTCGGTGCCGCGGGGAGCGACGGCGGCTACGTCGTACGCCGCTTCCGCGCCTGGCCGCGGCACCGTGACTGGTACCTCAGCCCGGGCCTGGCCTGGGCGGTGCTCCGTGGCCGGCACGACCTGGTCCACGTCCAGGGGGTGCACACGCTGGTGCCGCCGCTGGCGATGCTCGCCGCGCGGGCACGGCGGGCGCCGTACGTGCTGACCTTCCACACCGGCGGGTCCTCCAGCGCGCTGCGCGAGCGCTCGCGGGGCCTCCAGTTCCGCCTGCTGGCGCCCCTGCTGCGGCGCGCGGCGGCGCTGGTCGGCGTCTCCCTGTTCGAGACCCGGCGCTTCGACGAGGTGCTGGCCGAGCCCGGGCGGGTGCGCCTGGTCCGCAACGGCGGCTCGCTGCCCCCGCTGCGCATCGCGCCGGTCCCCGACCCCGACCTGGTGCTGAGCATCGGGCGGCTGGAGCGCTACAAGGGCCACCACCGCGCGGTCGCCGCGCTGCCGCACCTGCTCGAGCAGCGCCCCGGCGCCCGGCTGGAGATCCTCGGGGCCGGACCCTACGAGGCCGAGCTGCGGTCCCTGGCCGACGAGCTCGGCGTGGCCGACCGGGTCGCGATCCGCTTCGTCCCCCCCGAGGACCGGGAGGCGATGGCCGCCGCGCTCGCGGGCGCGGGCCTGGTCGTGCTGCTCAGCGACTACGAGGCGCACCCGGTCGCAGTGATGGAGGCGCTGGCCGCCGGCCGGCCCGTCGTCGTCAGCCGGACCTCCGGCCTCACCGAGCTGGCCGAGGTCGGCTGGGCGGTCGGCGTCGAGCCCGACGCCGATGCCGCCACGACCGCCGCGGCGATGGCCGCGCAGCTGGCCAACCCCGTCCTCCCGCCGCCGTCGTCCCTGCCGACGTGGGAGGACTGCGTCGACGAGCTCGTCGACGTGTACGACGCGGTGCTCGCGGGCGAGGGCCGGCCCGTCGTCGCGGGAGCGGGATGA
- a CDS encoding COX15/CtaA family protein has translation MRLSVEDATRWVRPMGWATLVANGVLVVTGGAVRLTGSGLGCPTWPRCTEDSYTPHGELTMHAAIEFGNRMLTFVLVAIALATFLVAWRSRRSDLLKLATLLALGIPAQAVIGGITVLTDLNPWIVSLHLICSLAIIALSVRFLQVANAPVGPPVRGGLLPLAWVMYAVGWAVLYIGTIVTGSGPHAGDENSVRTGLDPLQVSQLHADAVFLFLGLTIGLVLALRATRAPAQAQRAARILLGVELGQGVIGFVQYFTDLPVVLVGFHLLGAALTAAAMTWALLTVRHPRASHQRVVDPLEVGGDPALEEPAHVR, from the coding sequence GTGCGACTTTCCGTGGAGGACGCGACCCGCTGGGTCCGGCCGATGGGCTGGGCGACGCTGGTCGCCAATGGCGTGCTGGTGGTGACCGGCGGCGCGGTGCGCCTGACCGGTTCCGGCCTGGGCTGCCCGACGTGGCCGCGGTGCACCGAGGATTCCTACACCCCGCACGGCGAGCTGACGATGCACGCGGCGATCGAGTTCGGCAACCGCATGCTGACCTTCGTGCTCGTGGCGATCGCGCTGGCGACGTTCCTCGTCGCGTGGCGCAGCCGGCGCAGCGACCTGCTCAAGCTCGCCACGCTGCTGGCGCTGGGCATCCCCGCGCAGGCCGTCATCGGCGGCATCACCGTGCTGACCGACCTCAACCCGTGGATCGTCTCGCTGCACCTGATCTGCTCGCTGGCGATCATCGCGCTCTCGGTGCGGTTCCTCCAGGTCGCGAACGCCCCGGTCGGCCCGCCCGTGCGCGGCGGCCTGCTGCCGCTGGCCTGGGTGATGTACGCCGTCGGGTGGGCCGTGCTCTACATCGGCACCATCGTCACCGGCTCGGGCCCGCACGCCGGCGACGAGAACTCCGTGCGCACCGGCCTCGACCCGCTCCAGGTCAGCCAGCTGCACGCGGACGCGGTCTTCCTCTTCCTCGGCCTCACGATCGGGCTGGTGCTCGCGCTGCGGGCGACCCGCGCCCCGGCGCAGGCCCAGCGGGCCGCCCGGATCCTGCTGGGCGTCGAGCTCGGCCAGGGCGTGATCGGCTTCGTGCAGTACTTCACCGACCTGCCGGTCGTCCTCGTCGGCTTCCACCTGCTCGGCGCGGCCCTCACTGCCGCGGCGATGACCTGGGCGCTGCTGACCGTGCGGCACCCGCGGGCCTCACACCAGCGAGTCGTAGATCCCCTCGAGGTCGGCGGCGACCCGGCTCTGGAGGAACCGGCGCACGTGCGCTGA
- a CDS encoding ABC transporter permease translates to MTTPTAPPGATTDWTPRPGGAPWLRQVAAQASMESRLMLRNGEQLLLAVVIPVIVLVGAVQASDRVDLDLDGRAIDVFTPGVLALAVMSTAFTSLAIATGFERRYGVIKRLGSSPLPRSGLLAGKVGALVLVEALQVVVISGVALVMGWDPAGGAGAAAGAVLAVLLGTAAFAALGLFLAGALRAEATLAAANLVYLLLMAGGAVVLPASAYGSFGDVVGWLPSGALGEAMREALVEGAVAPVALLTLLGWAVVGTVLTARTFKWE, encoded by the coding sequence GTGACCACCCCCACCGCCCCGCCGGGCGCGACCACCGACTGGACCCCGCGACCCGGCGGCGCGCCGTGGCTGCGGCAGGTCGCGGCGCAGGCCTCGATGGAGTCGCGGCTCATGCTGCGCAACGGCGAGCAGCTGCTGCTGGCCGTGGTGATCCCGGTCATCGTGCTCGTCGGCGCCGTCCAGGCCTCCGACCGCGTCGACCTGGACCTGGACGGGCGGGCCATCGACGTCTTCACGCCCGGCGTCCTCGCGCTGGCGGTGATGTCGACGGCGTTCACCTCGCTGGCCATCGCCACCGGCTTCGAGCGGCGCTACGGGGTGATCAAGCGGCTCGGCTCCTCGCCGCTGCCGCGCTCGGGCCTGCTCGCCGGCAAGGTCGGCGCGCTCGTGCTCGTCGAGGCGCTCCAGGTCGTCGTGATCTCCGGGGTCGCGCTGGTGATGGGGTGGGACCCGGCCGGCGGGGCGGGCGCCGCGGCCGGCGCGGTCCTGGCCGTGCTGCTGGGGACCGCCGCGTTCGCCGCGCTGGGGCTCTTCCTGGCCGGGGCACTCCGCGCGGAGGCCACCCTGGCCGCCGCGAACCTGGTCTACCTGCTGCTCATGGCCGGCGGCGCCGTGGTGCTGCCGGCGTCGGCGTACGGCTCCTTCGGCGACGTCGTGGGCTGGCTGCCCTCCGGGGCGCTCGGCGAGGCGATGCGCGAGGCGCTCGTCGAGGGCGCCGTCGCGCCCGTGGCGCTTCTCACGCTGCTCGGATGGGCCGTGGTCGGCACGGTGCTGACCGCCCGGACGTTCAAGTGGGAGTGA
- a CDS encoding polysaccharide deacetylase family protein, translated as MSGPTSEPASAPASGLPVLMYHAVGSAMPPRLAELSVPPALLAEQLAALAGAGYELLGLTDALAARGSGRRVVGLTFDDGYRDFLDAAVPVLADLRAGATLYVPSRNIGGTADWLPGSGADLPLLDARGIAVVAQLGLEVGSHGAVHVPMDVLPRPVAAAQLGESKAVLEQVVGRPVVSFCYPHGYASPVLRRQVHASGYDNACVIGHRVSPPGEDPTAVSRLLVGPQHDPAAVLDLVAGRGPRSIVPALKRAATPVWRATRRTARLAGATWT; from the coding sequence ATGAGCGGGCCGACGAGCGAGCCGGCGAGCGCACCCGCGAGCGGGCTGCCGGTGCTGATGTACCACGCCGTCGGGAGCGCGATGCCGCCCCGGCTGGCCGAGCTCAGCGTCCCGCCCGCGCTGCTCGCCGAGCAGCTCGCGGCCCTGGCCGGCGCCGGCTACGAGCTGCTCGGCCTCACCGACGCCCTGGCGGCGCGGGGGAGCGGTCGCCGGGTCGTGGGCCTCACCTTCGACGACGGCTACCGCGACTTCCTCGACGCTGCCGTGCCGGTGCTCGCCGACCTCCGGGCCGGCGCGACGCTCTACGTGCCCTCCCGGAACATCGGCGGCACCGCGGACTGGCTGCCCGGATCCGGGGCCGACCTGCCGCTGCTCGACGCCCGCGGCATCGCCGTCGTCGCCCAGCTGGGCCTGGAGGTGGGCAGCCACGGCGCCGTGCACGTGCCGATGGACGTGCTGCCGCGCCCGGTCGCCGCCGCCCAGCTCGGGGAGAGCAAGGCGGTCCTCGAGCAGGTCGTCGGCCGGCCGGTCGTCTCCTTCTGCTACCCCCACGGCTACGCCTCGCCGGTGCTGCGCCGCCAGGTGCACGCGTCCGGCTACGACAACGCCTGCGTCATCGGCCACCGGGTCAGCCCGCCGGGGGAGGACCCGACCGCGGTCTCCCGGCTGCTCGTCGGCCCCCAGCACGACCCCGCCGCCGTGCTCGACCTGGTCGCCGGACGCGGCCCGCGCTCGATCGTGCCGGCCCTCAAGCGCGCCGCCACCCCGGTCTGGCGCGCCACGCGACGTACCGCCCGACTCGCAGGAGCGACCTGGACATGA
- a CDS encoding glycosyltransferase family 2 protein codes for MSDAARSRGARSETKPDRPSDPRISVVVPALNEARNLAVVLPELPEVHEVILVDGGSLDGTVAAARQALPGIKVLTQTRRGKGNALAVGFAAVTGDVVVMFDADGSADPAEIPRFVEALVAGADFAKGSRFCAGGGSADITPVRRAGNAFLNGVVNHGFGTRFSDLCYGYNAFWTDLLPMLDLPDPAIPGRADGRMLWGDGFEIETLINCRFAAAGVRITEVPSVERLRIYGDSNLHAVSDGLRVLRTAGAERRRARTLQELRPRLPLATRTDAAGGSSTDGRVAPRRVRVAS; via the coding sequence ATGTCCGATGCTGCGCGCTCACGAGGCGCCCGATCCGAGACCAAGCCCGATCGGCCGTCCGACCCGCGCATCAGCGTGGTCGTCCCGGCCCTGAACGAGGCCCGCAACCTGGCGGTCGTCCTGCCCGAGCTGCCCGAGGTGCACGAGGTGATCCTCGTGGACGGCGGCTCCCTGGACGGGACCGTCGCCGCCGCCCGGCAGGCGCTGCCGGGGATCAAGGTCCTGACCCAGACCCGACGGGGCAAGGGCAACGCGCTGGCGGTGGGGTTCGCCGCCGTCACCGGCGACGTGGTGGTGATGTTCGACGCCGACGGCAGCGCCGACCCGGCCGAGATCCCGCGCTTCGTCGAGGCGCTCGTCGCCGGCGCCGACTTCGCCAAGGGCAGCCGGTTCTGCGCCGGTGGCGGCAGCGCCGACATCACGCCGGTCCGCCGGGCCGGCAACGCCTTCCTCAACGGCGTGGTCAACCACGGCTTCGGGACCCGCTTCAGCGACCTGTGCTACGGCTACAACGCCTTCTGGACCGACCTGCTGCCGATGCTCGACCTGCCGGACCCGGCGATCCCGGGCCGCGCCGACGGCCGGATGCTGTGGGGCGACGGGTTCGAGATCGAGACCCTGATCAACTGCCGGTTCGCCGCGGCCGGCGTGCGGATCACCGAGGTGCCGAGCGTCGAGCGGCTGCGGATCTACGGGGACAGCAACCTGCATGCGGTCTCCGACGGGCTGCGCGTCCTGCGCACCGCCGGGGCCGAGCGCCGCCGCGCCCGCACCCTGCAGGAGCTGCGCCCGCGGCTGCCGCTGGCCACGCGGACCGACGCCGCCGGTGGGTCCTCCACCGACGGACGAGTGGCGCCGCGCCGGGTCCGGGTCGCGTCGTGA
- a CDS encoding glycosyltransferase family 2 protein, whose amino-acid sequence MTPAPPDPTVVVCAYTLERWADLVAALDGVARQTLPPAQVLLVVDHAPALLDRARATWGGTAVTVLENTGTRGLSGARNTAVAHATGAVVAFLDDDAVPATGWLAALVGAYDDASVLAVGGAAEPVWPAAGRPAHLPPELDWVVGCSYRGQPTGRADVRNLIGASMSFRREVFALVGGFDEGAGRIGAIPVGCEETELCIRLTQRVPGARVVLEPAARVHHRVGEQRTTWSYLRARSLAEGTSKAAMAALVGGAEATATERTYVRHVLSAGVRREVARGLAGDRDGWRAAAGIATALGATGYGYLRGRLGPAPATTRAARAARAARTAGAARTAGAGR is encoded by the coding sequence GTGACCCCGGCACCTCCTGACCCCACCGTCGTGGTCTGCGCCTACACGCTGGAGCGGTGGGCCGACCTGGTCGCCGCGCTCGACGGCGTCGCCCGCCAGACCTTGCCGCCCGCGCAGGTGCTGCTCGTCGTCGACCACGCCCCGGCGCTGCTCGACCGAGCCCGCGCGACCTGGGGCGGGACGGCGGTGACCGTCCTGGAGAACACCGGCACCCGAGGCCTTTCCGGGGCTCGCAACACCGCGGTCGCCCACGCCACCGGCGCGGTCGTGGCCTTCCTCGACGACGACGCGGTGCCGGCGACCGGCTGGCTCGCCGCCCTCGTCGGTGCGTACGACGACGCGTCGGTGCTCGCGGTCGGCGGGGCCGCGGAGCCGGTGTGGCCCGCGGCCGGCCGGCCGGCGCACCTGCCTCCCGAGCTCGACTGGGTCGTCGGCTGCTCCTACCGCGGGCAGCCGACCGGGCGGGCCGACGTGCGCAACCTGATCGGCGCCAGCATGTCGTTCCGCCGCGAGGTCTTCGCGCTGGTCGGCGGCTTCGACGAGGGCGCCGGGCGGATCGGGGCGATCCCGGTGGGCTGCGAGGAGACCGAGCTGTGCATCCGGCTCACCCAGCGGGTGCCGGGCGCCCGTGTGGTGCTCGAGCCGGCCGCGCGGGTCCACCACCGGGTGGGGGAGCAGCGCACCACCTGGTCCTACCTCCGCGCCCGCTCGCTGGCCGAGGGCACCTCCAAGGCCGCCATGGCCGCCCTGGTCGGCGGCGCCGAGGCGACCGCGACCGAGCGGACCTACGTCCGGCACGTCCTCTCCGCCGGCGTCCGCCGCGAGGTGGCCCGCGGGCTCGCCGGCGACCGCGACGGGTGGCGCGCGGCCGCGGGCATCGCGACCGCGCTCGGGGCGACCGGCTACGGCTACCTGCGGGGTCGGCTCGGCCCCGCCCCGGCCACCACCCGCGCCGCCCGGGCAGCCCGGGCCGCCCGGACCGCCGGGGCCGCCCGGACCGCCGGGGCCGGCCGATGA
- a CDS encoding glycosyltransferase family 2 protein — MTSPPTPPPAPPTEATTAVTAADTSTAPTGPARRPTVGVMVATHTAERLELVRAAVASVQDQTRRPDELLVMVDNDEELAERVRAVVPGVRVAAMGVNSGVSAARTRGAELMTSDLVVFLDDDAVAEGPWLERLLAPMADPAVLGASGRSLAVFGARRPAWLPEEFLWTLGCSYRGMPTGPARVRNFYGGCAVVRRETFLAVGGFDPATGYHGDVIGGGEEADFCLRATAATGGEFAFEPAAVIRHHVPAPRLSWSYFVRRCHGEGVMKARLAARLPAGSLGPERAFALRLPLAVLRALATGRPARALGIVVGCLAVLSGLARGRWAGARARRAGTRAAG; from the coding sequence ATGACCAGCCCACCGACCCCGCCGCCCGCCCCGCCCACCGAAGCCACCACAGCCGTCACCGCAGCCGACACCAGCACCGCCCCGACCGGCCCGGCCCGGCGCCCCACCGTGGGCGTCATGGTCGCCACCCACACCGCCGAGCGGCTCGAGCTCGTGCGGGCCGCGGTGGCCTCCGTGCAGGACCAGACCCGCCGCCCCGACGAGCTGCTGGTCATGGTCGACAACGACGAGGAGCTGGCCGAGCGGGTCCGCGCCGTCGTGCCGGGCGTCCGGGTCGCGGCGATGGGCGTCAACAGCGGCGTCTCGGCCGCGCGCACCCGCGGCGCGGAGCTGATGACCAGCGACCTCGTGGTGTTCCTCGACGACGACGCGGTGGCCGAGGGGCCGTGGCTGGAGCGGCTGCTCGCGCCGATGGCCGACCCCGCCGTGCTCGGCGCGAGCGGCCGGTCGCTCGCGGTCTTCGGCGCCCGGCGGCCCGCCTGGCTGCCCGAGGAGTTCCTGTGGACGCTCGGGTGCAGCTACCGGGGGATGCCCACGGGGCCGGCGCGGGTGCGGAACTTCTACGGCGGCTGCGCGGTCGTGCGGCGCGAGACCTTCCTGGCCGTGGGCGGCTTCGACCCCGCCACCGGCTACCACGGCGACGTCATCGGCGGCGGCGAGGAGGCCGACTTCTGCCTGCGGGCCACCGCCGCGACCGGCGGGGAGTTCGCCTTCGAACCGGCCGCCGTCATCCGCCACCACGTGCCGGCCCCGCGGCTGAGCTGGTCCTACTTCGTGCGCCGCTGCCACGGCGAGGGCGTGATGAAGGCCCGGCTCGCCGCCCGGCTGCCCGCCGGCTCGCTGGGCCCCGAGCGGGCGTTCGCCCTGCGGCTGCCGCTGGCGGTGCTGCGCGCCCTGGCCACCGGCCGCCCCGCCCGTGCGCTCGGCATCGTCGTCGGCTGCCTGGCCGTCCTCTCGGGCCTGGCGCGGGGCCGGTGGGCCGGGGCCCGCGCACGCCGTGCCGGCACCCGGGCGGCCGGGTGA
- a CDS encoding oligosaccharide flippase family protein, translating into MSAPAAASEGILGPFRSLLTAQVVGAGLGFLFWVLVARLVPAHEVGVAAAAISTQTLLGLVTSLGLGTLLVAELPVHPPARQRRLVQRSLLAVVLAGLVLGATVAAAAGLLGPNLAEALGHPAGALVFVAGVAAAGCALVLDEATLGLRRSSLQVWRNLLASSLRFPLAAALLLAGTRDALVLQLCWVLPLVVSLLVAASRLRLPRPAAGAGGPALGADVATYARPALRHHGLNLAVASGTAMVPVVAGVVLTSVANAELAVAWMLATFAFLPPYLLAVALFAHGANTTTEELRGEMRTTLPAALLLSLALCLGAWALGRPVLAVFGGEYAAGSYPVLALLVPAGLWMVLKDHLVTLWRVQRRHGLATRLAGAGVLLELTGATLGGVLGGAVGLCAGWLAAMVVEAVLARRWLREAFGGLAWRLPLPLPPWLAERAERAEAGQARWPVLVAAAVVVAAVAAAVVATGGTGGSSSGPGSSQPSTPAASDCDPAASSDPVLDLGVQAATGDRAAPLLPVRTVRRLVDLAAEAGADVVSTSVSWRTVQPRRGARPDWAALDRVLAAAQRRGLDVRVQVVDTPDWAHDPGTPGGRWRAPLSDAELDRWAGWVTRLVEHLAGRATYLEVWTEPNSTEFWSTGPDPAAFARLLEVTAEAVDRARGGAGLRLVSGGLAGNDVGYLERLLDELGTDAGADLPVDLVGVHPYSPGAPDVRAPERVFEREPFGTYDENFLGFERLHDLLVERGLDVPLYLGEFGYPTTDYRGFTGVPDEQRAAYAVAALDVVGCMPYVAALSWYYLHPTPWNPATWTLLDEQLKPSATWAALRDRAGGRREGAAR; encoded by the coding sequence ATGAGCGCGCCGGCCGCCGCGAGCGAGGGGATCCTCGGCCCGTTCCGCTCGCTGCTCACCGCGCAGGTGGTCGGCGCCGGCCTCGGGTTCCTGTTCTGGGTCCTGGTCGCCCGGCTCGTGCCGGCCCACGAGGTCGGCGTGGCCGCGGCCGCGATCTCCACCCAGACCCTGCTCGGGCTGGTCACCAGCCTGGGCCTGGGGACGCTGCTGGTCGCCGAGCTGCCCGTGCACCCGCCGGCGCGGCAGCGGCGGCTGGTCCAGCGCAGCCTGCTCGCGGTCGTGCTCGCCGGGCTGGTGCTCGGCGCCACGGTCGCCGCGGCCGCCGGTCTGCTCGGCCCGAACCTCGCCGAGGCGCTGGGCCACCCCGCGGGCGCCCTGGTCTTCGTCGCGGGAGTCGCGGCCGCCGGCTGCGCGCTGGTCCTCGACGAGGCGACGCTCGGGCTGCGCCGCTCCTCGCTGCAGGTGTGGCGCAACCTGCTGGCCTCCTCGCTCCGGTTCCCGCTCGCCGCCGCGCTGCTGCTGGCCGGCACCCGCGACGCGCTGGTGCTCCAGCTGTGCTGGGTGCTGCCGCTGGTCGTCTCCCTGCTCGTCGCCGCCTCCCGGCTGCGGCTGCCGCGGCCGGCCGCCGGCGCGGGCGGGCCGGCCCTCGGCGCCGACGTGGCGACGTACGCCCGACCGGCGCTGCGGCACCACGGCCTCAACCTCGCCGTCGCCTCCGGGACCGCGATGGTCCCCGTGGTCGCGGGCGTGGTGCTCACCTCGGTCGCCAACGCCGAGCTCGCGGTGGCCTGGATGCTCGCGACGTTCGCGTTCCTGCCGCCCTACCTGCTCGCGGTCGCGCTCTTCGCCCACGGCGCGAACACCACGACCGAGGAGCTGCGCGGGGAGATGCGCACGACGCTGCCCGCCGCGCTCCTGCTCAGCCTGGCGCTGTGCCTGGGGGCGTGGGCGCTGGGCCGGCCGGTGCTGGCGGTCTTCGGCGGGGAGTACGCCGCGGGGTCCTACCCGGTGCTCGCCCTGCTCGTGCCCGCCGGGCTGTGGATGGTGCTCAAGGACCACCTGGTCACCCTGTGGCGGGTGCAGCGCCGGCACGGGCTCGCGACCCGGCTCGCCGGCGCGGGCGTGCTGCTCGAGCTGACCGGCGCCACCCTCGGCGGGGTGCTCGGCGGGGCCGTCGGGCTCTGCGCCGGGTGGCTGGCCGCGATGGTCGTCGAGGCCGTGCTGGCCCGGCGGTGGCTGCGCGAGGCGTTCGGCGGGCTGGCCTGGCGGCTGCCGCTGCCGCTGCCGCCCTGGCTCGCCGAGCGGGCCGAGCGGGCCGAGGCGGGGCAGGCGCGCTGGCCGGTGCTGGTCGCCGCAGCCGTCGTCGTCGCCGCCGTCGCCGCGGCCGTCGTGGCGACCGGCGGGACGGGCGGCTCGAGCTCCGGCCCGGGGAGCTCGCAGCCGAGCACCCCGGCCGCCTCCGACTGCGATCCCGCCGCGAGCTCGGACCCGGTCCTCGACCTCGGCGTCCAGGCCGCGACGGGGGACCGCGCCGCCCCGCTGCTGCCCGTGCGCACGGTCCGCCGGCTGGTCGACCTGGCCGCCGAGGCCGGCGCCGACGTCGTCTCGACCTCGGTCAGCTGGCGCACCGTCCAGCCGCGCCGGGGCGCGAGGCCGGACTGGGCCGCGCTCGACCGGGTGCTCGCGGCGGCCCAACGGCGCGGGCTCGACGTCCGCGTGCAGGTGGTCGACACCCCCGACTGGGCACACGACCCGGGCACCCCCGGCGGCCGCTGGCGCGCCCCGCTGAGCGACGCCGAGCTCGACCGGTGGGCCGGCTGGGTCACCCGGCTGGTCGAGCACCTCGCCGGCCGCGCGACCTACCTCGAGGTCTGGACCGAGCCGAACTCCACCGAGTTCTGGAGCACCGGGCCGGACCCGGCGGCCTTCGCGCGCCTGCTGGAGGTCACCGCCGAGGCGGTCGACCGGGCCCGCGGGGGAGCCGGCCTGCGGCTGGTCAGCGGCGGCCTGGCCGGCAACGACGTCGGCTACCTCGAGCGGCTCCTCGACGAGCTCGGCACCGACGCGGGCGCCGACCTCCCGGTCGACCTGGTCGGCGTCCACCCCTACAGCCCGGGCGCCCCCGACGTCCGCGCGCCCGAGCGGGTCTTCGAGCGCGAGCCGTTCGGCACCTACGACGAGAACTTCCTCGGCTTCGAGCGGCTCCACGACCTGCTCGTCGAGCGCGGCCTGGACGTGCCGCTCTACCTCGGCGAGTTCGGCTACCCCACGACCGACTACCGGGGGTTCACGGGCGTCCCGGACGAGCAGCGGGCGGCGTACGCCGTGGCGGCGCTGGACGTCGTCGGCTGCATGCCGTACGTCGCGGCGCTGTCCTGGTACTACCTGCACCCGACCCCGTGGAACCCCGCGACCTGGACGCTGCTCGACGAGCAGCTGAAGCCGAGCGCCACCTGGGCCGCGCTGCGGGACCGGGCCGGCGGTCGTCGGGAAGGAGCCGCGCGGTGA
- a CDS encoding glycosyltransferase family 4 protein — protein sequence MKVLLLAQFYPPVIGGEERHVRNLAVALAARGHEVHVATLDTGGAEGPVADPGVRVHLLDNVGRRVPALYPTADRPLALPVPDPLTVRDLARVVREVRPDVAHAHNWIIASWLAVPSARHVPLVHSLHDYGHVCPTKRLMFQDAPCSGPAPAKCFGCTTDHYGRGRGPVVQAAVRAGLPARRRAVDVFTPVSRYVADANRLDEQGVRWQVVPNFVPDELAGQPAGPRTPAAGDRDPALPTAPYLFFAGDLSEQKGVATLLRAWERLRPGDRPDLVLVGRPTMDLSGVPAGVHVHHHWDHARVLSGFRHALAAALPSEWPDPCPTTVLEAMAVGAPLVTTAQGGIADMVAHEESALVVPAGDALSLTAALQRLVDEPELRARLVRGASAHVRRFLQSRVAADLEGIYDSLV from the coding sequence GTGAAGGTCCTGCTCCTGGCGCAGTTCTACCCGCCGGTGATCGGCGGGGAGGAGCGCCACGTGCGCAACCTCGCGGTGGCGCTGGCCGCGCGGGGCCACGAGGTCCACGTCGCCACCCTGGACACCGGCGGGGCGGAGGGGCCCGTGGCCGACCCCGGCGTGCGGGTGCACCTGCTCGACAACGTCGGCCGCCGGGTGCCGGCGCTCTACCCGACCGCCGACCGGCCGCTGGCGCTGCCGGTGCCCGACCCGCTCACCGTGCGCGACCTGGCCCGGGTGGTCCGCGAGGTCCGCCCCGACGTCGCGCACGCCCACAACTGGATCATCGCCTCCTGGCTGGCGGTGCCCTCCGCGCGGCACGTGCCGCTGGTCCACTCCCTGCACGACTACGGCCACGTCTGCCCCACCAAGCGGCTGATGTTCCAGGACGCGCCGTGCTCGGGTCCGGCGCCGGCCAAGTGCTTCGGGTGCACCACCGACCACTACGGCCGCGGCCGCGGCCCGGTCGTCCAGGCCGCGGTCCGCGCGGGCCTGCCGGCCCGGCGCCGGGCGGTCGACGTCTTCACCCCCGTGAGCCGGTACGTCGCCGACGCCAACCGCCTCGACGAGCAGGGCGTCCGCTGGCAGGTCGTCCCGAACTTCGTGCCCGACGAGCTGGCCGGCCAGCCGGCCGGCCCGAGGACGCCCGCCGCGGGCGACCGCGACCCGGCGCTGCCGACCGCGCCGTACCTGTTCTTCGCCGGCGACCTCTCCGAGCAGAAGGGCGTCGCGACCCTGCTGCGGGCCTGGGAGCGGCTGCGCCCCGGCGACCGCCCCGACCTGGTCCTCGTCGGGCGACCGACCATGGACCTCTCGGGCGTCCCGGCCGGGGTGCACGTCCACCACCACTGGGACCACGCGCGGGTGCTGTCCGGCTTCCGCCACGCCCTGGCCGCGGCGCTGCCCAGCGAGTGGCCCGATCCCTGCCCGACCACGGTGCTCGAGGCGATGGCCGTCGGGGCACCGCTGGTGACGACCGCGCAGGGCGGGATCGCCGACATGGTCGCCCACGAGGAGTCGGCGCTCGTCGTGCCGGCCGGCGACGCGCTGTCGCTGACCGCCGCTCTCCAGCGCCTGGTCGACGAGCCCGAGCTGCGGGCCCGGCTGGTCCGGGGCGCCTCAGCGCACGTGCGCCGGTTCCTCCAGAGCCGGGTCGCCGCCGACCTCGAGGGGATCTACGACTCGCTGGTGTGA